Within Desulfobacter sp., the genomic segment TTTCTCATCCAGCGAGGATCTTGGCCCATGGGAAATCAGCTTAAGCCGGTGCAACGTCATTTATTCATAGACCATCAACGACAATTAGAAGGCCATCAGGGGGCAATCGCTCTTTGATGGCCTTTTTTATTGGAGGACAATCATGACCAAACAGCAGAAAGAAGCTTACCAGGACGTGGTTGAGCTGAAAAAGATTATCCGCAGCCTGAAAGGTAGGAAGTTCCGGCTTGATTGTGGGCACCACGTCACCTTCGGCCATTTTCTCGCCAATGACATTACCATCCGCAACGATAAAGAGCCAGTAATTACCTGTTCCCTGTGCGGTTATTAATCCGCTCACCCTATAAAAATTCTATCAAATCAATCAACAAAGGAGAATTACCATGATCACAACACTCGAAACCGTTATCAATGAAGTCCATCAGGATTCAATCAACCACTTTGATGAAGTCATGCCAGTGCATGAGATGGAGTTCGATAGTCTGAAGAAAATGTGGGTTTCCGGCAAGCAGATAGATGTTGCCCCCACGGCTCAGCGCCTTTTGTCCAATCGACTTCGGGTGCCATATTCGTATCTGTCCCGGTGCCCTGAAGATTTACAGGCCCGCAATCTGAATTACTGGATTGAGAAGGAGTGCCAACGCCGGGACACGTTCTTTTGCAGGTTCAATGGAGATACACTTCGTGCTGTATTTACTGAACGATACCAACCCCTGGATAACATGGAAATCCTGGCCCAAATCATCGAGCAGGGCTTCAAGCCATATATGCAGGTTCAGTTCTCCCTGGACCATGGGATGTTCCTGCTTAAAATTCCAGAGTTTGACAGAACATTCGGTGTCAATTCCAGCCACGACGGTCCTATAGATGAAATTGTTCCAGGCATTGCTTTTACCAATAGTGAAGTTGGCTTGATCGCTTTCAGCATTGAGGCTTTCTTCTATCGTCTGGTTTGCACCAATGGCCTGATTTCTGTTGCCCAGAAGGTATCTA encodes:
- a CDS encoding DUF932 domain-containing protein, encoding MTMITTLETVINEVHQDSINHFDEVMPVHEMEFDSLKKMWVSGKQIDVAPTAQRLLSNRLRVPYSYLSRCPEDLQARNLNYWIEKECQRRDTFFCRFNGDTLRAVFTERYQPLDNMEILAQIIEQGFKPYMQVQFSLDHGMFLLKIPEFDRTFGVNSSHDGPIDEIVPGIAFTNSEVGLIAFSIEAFFYRLVCTNGLISVAQKVSKFKHISNRGLENFPETLSGVIDGSIRNQEEFKLSRQSHVEHPIASIDTFSRRFGLSQNDADIVKKSFEQEPGDTLFHVLNAFTAAAKSEGLSTADVYKFEKAGGQILSLVKP